A single Hippocampus zosterae strain Florida chromosome 1, ASM2543408v3, whole genome shotgun sequence DNA region contains:
- the rcor2 gene encoding REST corepressor 2, which translates to MPSVMERSGAGVLSRSRAKTVTNGNSQPHSEEESSDEEHAHDSMIRVGGDYQAQIPEFKPDSPPRSNEKDQRSMLVWCPNTQLSDAMLDEYILMAKEKHGYNMEQALGMLLWHKHDVERSLADLANFTPFPDEWTVEDKVLFEQAFSFHGKSFHRIQQMLPDKLISSLVKYYYSWKKTRTRTSVMDRQARRLVSKREKDDSNDELEEGDPGSDCDFELDAKKEAAKQNSNSAASDKVTPGRSGPIKKENMGAQYRHHPLRARRRPPKGMHLEQADITSLSASHDSGVLTIRQLDTQLVSLKRQVQSIKQSNSSLKLSLNEGVDTFRPTEPTPKMNARWTTEEQLLAVQAIRRYGKDFTAIAEVIGNKTSAQVSSFFVSYRRRFNLDEVLREWAAEQVATRDLRRGGEEMVTAAEGGAEEDEVKMEDSPPDAAGSSSPHSSSHNPSSLSQPPPLLRPAPPSAPPSLLRQPPPLQTRPLQNRAPHNHPPPPLIRPAVTSSGSSSLRASPPSSSSPSAAMQMPPSLVGIKVEQANSH; encoded by the exons ATGCCCTCGGTGATGGAGCGCTCCGGGGCCGGTGTCCTGTCCAGGAGCCGAGCCAAGACCGTAACCAACGGCAACAGCCAACCGCATTCCGAAGAGGAGAGCAGCGATGAGGAGCATGCTCATG ACAGCATGATTCGAGTGGGAGGAGACTACCAGGCCCAGATCCCGGAGTTCaaaccag acagccCGCCCCGTTCCAATGAGAAGGACCAGAGGAGCATGTTGGTCTGGTGTCCCAACACTCAGCTGTCGGATGCAATGT TGGACGAATACATCCTGATGGCCAAAGAGAAACACGGCTACAACATGGAGCAG GCGCTGGGCATGCTGCTGTGGCACAAGCACGACGTGGAGCGCTCGCTGGCCGACCTGGCCAACTTCACGCCGTTCCCCGACGAGTGGACGGTGGAGGATAAAGTGCTGTTCGAACAGGCCTTCAGCTTCCACGGGAAGAGCTTCCACCGCATACAGCAGATG cttccgGACAAGCTGATATCCAGTTTGGTGAAGTACTACTACAGCTGGAAGAAGACGAGAACCAGAACCTCCGTCATGGACCGCCAGGCCAGGAGGTTGGTCAGCAAGAGGGAGAAAGATGACAG cAATGACGAGCTAGAGGAAGGAGATCCCGGCAGCGACTGTGACTTTGAGCTTGATGCCAAAAAGGAG GCGGCCAAGCAGAACTCCAATAGCGCCGCCTCAGACAAGGTCACACCCGGTCGCTCGGGCCCCATCAAGAAGGAAAACATGGGCGCGCAGTACCGCCACCACCCGCTTCGAGCGCGCCGCCGGCCCCCCAAGGGGATGCACCTGGAGCAGGCCGACATCACGTCCCTGTCCGCTTCGCACGACTCGGGCGTGCTGACGATAAGGCAGCTGGACACGCAGCTGGTGTCGCTGAAACGACAG GTCCAAAGTATTAAACAGAGCAACAGCAGTTTGAAACTGAGTCTGAATGAAGGTGTCGACACTTTCAGGCCCACTGAG CCCACCCCCAAGATGAACGCTCGATGGACGACAGAGGAGCAGCTGCTTGCGGTGCAAG CAATCCGTCGTTACGGCAAAGACTTCACCGCCATCGCCGAAGTGATTGGAAACAAGACGTCCGCTCAG GTGAGCTCCTTTTTCGTGAGCTACCGCCGTAGGTTCAACCTGGACGAGGTGCTGAGGGAGTGGGCCGCCGAGCAGGTGGCCACCCGGGACCTCAGGCGGGGCGGCGAGGAGATGGTGACCGCCGCGGAAGGGGGAGCGGAGGAAGACGAG GTCAAGATGGAGGACTCTCCTCCAGATGCCGCCGGGAGCTCCTCGCCCCACTCATCCAGCCACAACCCTTCGTCCCTGTCCCAGCCACCTCCGCTGCTGCGCCCGGCGCCACCCTCTGCGCCGCCCAGCCTCCTGCGCCAGCCCCCGCCGCTGCAGACCCGCCCGTTGCAGAACCGGGCCCCTCACAACC